One genomic window of Motacilla alba alba isolate MOTALB_02 chromosome 3, Motacilla_alba_V1.0_pri, whole genome shotgun sequence includes the following:
- the FOXA2 gene encoding hepatocyte nuclear factor 3-beta isoform X2 — MLGAVKMEGHEHTDWSNYYGEPEGYSSVSNMNAGLGMNSMNTYMTMSAMSSTANMTAAATSMNMSYANTGMSPSLTGMSPGAGAMPAMGSAGVPGMGTHLSPSMSPMGGQAGSMNALAPYSNMNSMSPIYGQSNLNRSRDPKTYRRSYTHAKPPYSYISLITMAIQQSPNKMLTLSEIYQWIMDLFPFYRQNQQRWQNSIRHSLSFNDCFLKVPRSPDKPGKGSFWTLHPDSGNMFENGCYLRRQKRFKCEKQLAAKDGAGAGAGGKKGPGQAASQPLGEGSSSGGSDGSAGAESPASSSPCQDHKRALADLKGLSPGEPSASPGQHLLAPPHAGLAHEGHLKPEHHYAFNHPFSINNLMSSSEQQHHHPHHQHHHPHKMDLKAYEQVMHYSGYASPVPAGLAMAPVRNKSALEASPLAGETSYYQGVYSRPIMNSS; from the exons ATGCTGGGAGCGGTGAAAATGGAAGGCCATGAGCACACGGACTGGAGCAACTACTACGGGGAGCCCGAG GGCTACTCCTCGGTGAGCAACATGAACGCGGGGCTGGGCATGAACAGCATGAACACCTACATGACCATGTCGGCCATGAGCAGCACGGCCAACATGACGGCGGCGGCCACCTCCATGAACATGTCCTACGCCAACACGGGCATGAGCCCCTCGCTGACGGGCATGTCCCCGGGCGCGGGGGCCATGCCGGCCATGGGCTCGGCCGGCGTGCCGGGCATGGGCACCCACCTGAGCCCCAGCATGAGCCCCATGGGCGGCCAGGCGGGCTCCATGAACGCCCTGGCGCCCTACTCCAACATGAACTCCATGAGCCCCATCTACGGCCAGTCCAACCTGAACCGCTCGCGCGACCCCAAGACCTACCGGCGCAGCTACACGCACGCCAAGCCGCCCTACTCCTACATCTCCCTCATCACCATGGCCATCCAGCAGTCCCCCAACAAGATGCTGACCCTCAGCGAGATCTACCAGTGGATCATGGACCTGTTCCCCTTCTACCGCCAGAACCAGCAGCGCTGGCAGAACAGCATCCGCCACTCGCTGTCCTTCAACGACTGCTTCCTCAAGGTGCCGCGCTCGCCGGACAAGCCGGGCAAGGGCTCCTTCTGGACGCTGCACCCGGACTCGGGGAACATGTTCGAGAACGGCTGCTACCTGCGCCGCCAGAAGCGCTTCAAGTGCGAGAAGCAGCTGGCGGCCAAGGACGGCGCCGGCGCCGGCGCCGGCGGCAAGAAAGGCCCGGGCCAAGCCGCCAGCCAACCCCTGGGCGAGGGCAGCTCCTCGGGGGGCTCCGACGGCTCTGCCGGCGCCGAGTCCCCGGCCAGCTCCTCGCCGTGCCAGGACCACAAGCGCGCCCTGGCCGACCTCAAAGGGCTGAGCCCCGGCGAGCCTTCGGCCTCGCCGGGCCAGCACCTGCTGGCCCCGCCGCATGCCGGGCTGGCCCACGAGGGCCACCTCAAGCCGGAGCACCACTACGCCTTCAACCACCCGTTCTCCATCAACAACCTGATGTCCTCCtcggagcagcagcaccaccacccgcaccaccagcaccaccacccgCACAAAATGGACCTGAAGGCCTACGAGCAGGTGATGCACTACTCGGGCTACGCCTCGCCCGTGCCCGCGGGCCTGGCCATGGCGCCCGTAAGGAACAAAAGCGCCCTGGAGGCCTCGCCTTTGGCCGGAGAGACTTCCTACTACCAAGGCGTGTATTCCCGGCCCATCATGAACTCCTCCTAA
- the FOXA2 gene encoding hepatocyte nuclear factor 3-beta isoform X1: MHSTSSMLGAVKMEGHEHTDWSNYYGEPEGYSSVSNMNAGLGMNSMNTYMTMSAMSSTANMTAAATSMNMSYANTGMSPSLTGMSPGAGAMPAMGSAGVPGMGTHLSPSMSPMGGQAGSMNALAPYSNMNSMSPIYGQSNLNRSRDPKTYRRSYTHAKPPYSYISLITMAIQQSPNKMLTLSEIYQWIMDLFPFYRQNQQRWQNSIRHSLSFNDCFLKVPRSPDKPGKGSFWTLHPDSGNMFENGCYLRRQKRFKCEKQLAAKDGAGAGAGGKKGPGQAASQPLGEGSSSGGSDGSAGAESPASSSPCQDHKRALADLKGLSPGEPSASPGQHLLAPPHAGLAHEGHLKPEHHYAFNHPFSINNLMSSSEQQHHHPHHQHHHPHKMDLKAYEQVMHYSGYASPVPAGLAMAPVRNKSALEASPLAGETSYYQGVYSRPIMNSS; this comes from the exons ATGCACTCCACTTCCAGTATGCTGGGAGCGGTGAAAATGGAAGGCCATGAGCACACGGACTGGAGCAACTACTACGGGGAGCCCGAG GGCTACTCCTCGGTGAGCAACATGAACGCGGGGCTGGGCATGAACAGCATGAACACCTACATGACCATGTCGGCCATGAGCAGCACGGCCAACATGACGGCGGCGGCCACCTCCATGAACATGTCCTACGCCAACACGGGCATGAGCCCCTCGCTGACGGGCATGTCCCCGGGCGCGGGGGCCATGCCGGCCATGGGCTCGGCCGGCGTGCCGGGCATGGGCACCCACCTGAGCCCCAGCATGAGCCCCATGGGCGGCCAGGCGGGCTCCATGAACGCCCTGGCGCCCTACTCCAACATGAACTCCATGAGCCCCATCTACGGCCAGTCCAACCTGAACCGCTCGCGCGACCCCAAGACCTACCGGCGCAGCTACACGCACGCCAAGCCGCCCTACTCCTACATCTCCCTCATCACCATGGCCATCCAGCAGTCCCCCAACAAGATGCTGACCCTCAGCGAGATCTACCAGTGGATCATGGACCTGTTCCCCTTCTACCGCCAGAACCAGCAGCGCTGGCAGAACAGCATCCGCCACTCGCTGTCCTTCAACGACTGCTTCCTCAAGGTGCCGCGCTCGCCGGACAAGCCGGGCAAGGGCTCCTTCTGGACGCTGCACCCGGACTCGGGGAACATGTTCGAGAACGGCTGCTACCTGCGCCGCCAGAAGCGCTTCAAGTGCGAGAAGCAGCTGGCGGCCAAGGACGGCGCCGGCGCCGGCGCCGGCGGCAAGAAAGGCCCGGGCCAAGCCGCCAGCCAACCCCTGGGCGAGGGCAGCTCCTCGGGGGGCTCCGACGGCTCTGCCGGCGCCGAGTCCCCGGCCAGCTCCTCGCCGTGCCAGGACCACAAGCGCGCCCTGGCCGACCTCAAAGGGCTGAGCCCCGGCGAGCCTTCGGCCTCGCCGGGCCAGCACCTGCTGGCCCCGCCGCATGCCGGGCTGGCCCACGAGGGCCACCTCAAGCCGGAGCACCACTACGCCTTCAACCACCCGTTCTCCATCAACAACCTGATGTCCTCCtcggagcagcagcaccaccacccgcaccaccagcaccaccacccgCACAAAATGGACCTGAAGGCCTACGAGCAGGTGATGCACTACTCGGGCTACGCCTCGCCCGTGCCCGCGGGCCTGGCCATGGCGCCCGTAAGGAACAAAAGCGCCCTGGAGGCCTCGCCTTTGGCCGGAGAGACTTCCTACTACCAAGGCGTGTATTCCCGGCCCATCATGAACTCCTCCTAA